The following are encoded together in the Rhodothermales bacterium genome:
- a CDS encoding SDR family oxidoreductase has product MKLLVFGATGGTGRELVKQALDADHFVSAYVRDPAKVKDLQHERLSFESGDVLDSATVRTAVAGQDAVLSTIGAGASPTTLREEGTRNVVEAMEQTGVKRFVSLSSLGVGDSRSNLAFFTRYIVVAIFLRHAFADHERQEAVVKQSSLDWTIVRPPHLKDGPRTGVYRDGFSTRDRRIKGWISRADVADFMLSQLDDDRYLRKTPGVSYQGRGVHDRPGTSSRGRGWWCVDRPTLIDKNVWSTTSE; this is encoded by the coding sequence ATGAAGTTGCTTGTTTTCGGGGCAACGGGGGGCACGGGAAGAGAACTGGTAAAGCAGGCTCTCGACGCCGATCATTTCGTTTCGGCATACGTTCGCGATCCGGCCAAGGTTAAAGACTTGCAGCACGAACGCTTGAGTTTTGAGAGCGGCGACGTGCTAGATTCGGCCACGGTGAGAACCGCCGTCGCAGGACAAGACGCCGTACTCTCGACCATCGGCGCTGGCGCGAGCCCGACTACGCTTCGAGAGGAGGGAACGCGAAATGTCGTTGAGGCTATGGAGCAGACAGGCGTCAAGCGTTTCGTCAGTCTATCCTCACTTGGCGTGGGGGATAGTCGAAGCAACTTGGCGTTCTTCACCAGGTACATTGTCGTGGCGATATTCCTGCGGCACGCGTTCGCTGACCACGAGCGCCAGGAAGCCGTCGTGAAGCAGAGTTCGTTGGATTGGACCATCGTCCGCCCACCTCATCTGAAGGACGGACCACGTACAGGTGTCTATCGGGATGGTTTTTCCACCCGGGACCGGCGAATCAAAGGTTGGATATCACGTGCCGATGTTGCCGATTTCATGCTGAGTCAACTCGACGACGATAGGTACCTGCGCAAGACGCCGGGCGTGTCATACCAGGGGCGTGGCGTTCACGACAGGCCGGGGACTTCGTCGAGGGGAAGGGGATGGTGGTGCGTTGATAGGCCAACGCTGATCGACAAGAACGTATGGAGTACGACCAGTGAGTAA
- a CDS encoding T9SS type A sorting domain-containing protein has translation MTINVASTSGGPAVDKTVHIMVSDPSVARVTPNAARTDVAGDVKAVLEALGVGDFDVTARSTGYASTSAAVNVQPVGVEESVPREVQRDDVVLRANYPNPFRIATTIRYSLQRSEEVTLTVYDLLGRRIDVLYSGPRPPGEYATRFDASDLAAGIYFCRLTAGTQSRVSTLVVAR, from the coding sequence ATGACGATTAACGTTGCTTCCACCTCGGGCGGGCCTGCCGTCGACAAGACGGTTCATATCATGGTGAGTGATCCATCGGTTGCGCGGGTCACGCCGAACGCAGCCAGGACTGACGTGGCGGGCGATGTGAAGGCGGTGCTGGAAGCGTTAGGTGTCGGTGATTTCGACGTGACTGCCCGATCGACGGGCTACGCCTCTACCTCCGCTGCTGTCAACGTGCAGCCCGTTGGGGTTGAGGAGTCCGTCCCGCGCGAGGTGCAACGCGATGATGTTGTCTTGCGGGCCAACTATCCGAATCCGTTCAGGATTGCCACGACCATCAGATACTCACTTCAGCGGTCGGAAGAAGTGACACTTACTGTCTACGATCTTCTTGGCCGGCGGATCGATGTGCTTTACTCCGGTCCGAGACCGCCGGGCGAATACGCCACTAGATTCGATGCGTCCGACCTCGCAGCAGGTATCTACTTCTGCCGGCTGACAGCCGGAACTCAGTCACGGGTATCGACTCTGGTCGTTGCGCGGTGA
- a CDS encoding nuclear transport factor 2 family protein has translation MSDKEQIQETIQTYFDSMYESSADKAHAAFHPNAKITGYLEDGLHEMSVDDFAGFVASQQPSPKEKGEPARLEILSLEVAGSTAAVRVRDDYLGMTFLDSISLLKSDGKWSIYNKLFHVEGESG, from the coding sequence ATGAGCGACAAAGAGCAAATTCAGGAGACGATTCAGACCTACTTCGACTCGATGTATGAATCCAGTGCGGACAAGGCGCACGCGGCGTTTCACCCAAACGCGAAGATCACTGGCTACCTGGAAGACGGACTTCATGAAATGTCGGTCGACGATTTCGCCGGCTTCGTTGCAAGTCAACAACCCTCTCCGAAGGAGAAAGGCGAACCGGCCCGACTCGAAATCCTGTCGTTGGAGGTTGCAGGAAGCACGGCCGCGGTCCGCGTGCGCGACGACTACCTTGGCATGACGTTTCTCGACTCGATATCTCTACTCAAATCGGATGGCAAGTGGAGCATCTACAACAAGCTGTTCCACGTCGAAGGTGAGTCGGGGTAG
- a CDS encoding CIA30 family protein has translation MSFYILTILILALAMDAEPPRKSTEVSDSVVLFNFNTADETSWQVVNDGVMGGRSQGYVAIDDGALRFTGTLVTRGGGFTSVRADRGFDLKDYEGLELRVRGSGRTFEVEVGDGTRLRGRTVSRRAPFQPTDEWTLVQVPFSALRATVFGQPVSAPSIDLSSVKRFGLYILDGIDGPFRLEVDEIRAYRASTD, from the coding sequence ATGTCCTTCTACATTCTGACGATCCTCATCCTGGCACTGGCAATGGATGCAGAACCTCCCCGTAAATCCACGGAGGTCTCTGATTCAGTGGTGCTCTTCAACTTCAATACCGCCGATGAGACATCCTGGCAGGTCGTCAACGATGGCGTTATGGGAGGGCGTTCTCAGGGATACGTCGCTATTGACGACGGAGCTCTGCGGTTCACCGGCACGCTTGTCACACGCGGCGGTGGGTTTACCTCAGTCCGTGCGGATCGGGGCTTCGACCTCAAGGACTACGAGGGGCTGGAACTCCGCGTCCGCGGTAGCGGGCGTACGTTCGAGGTCGAGGTCGGCGACGGCACCCGCCTCAGGGGACGCACCGTTTCTCGCCGCGCGCCCTTCCAGCCCACTGACGAGTGGACACTGGTGCAGGTGCCGTTCAGCGCGCTCCGCGCGACCGTGTTCGGTCAACCCGTCAGCGCACCGTCGATCGACTTGTCGAGCGTGAAGCGCTTTGGGCTGTACATCCTGGACGGTATAGATGGACCGTTTCGCCTCGAGGTCGACGAGATTCGCGCCTACCGGGCAAGCACCGACTGA
- a CDS encoding carotenoid 1,2-hydratase has protein sequence MRGIIVLLAVLVFASVTYLLLMSGPTSEDSSTTLSVTSALGADTVGYRRADRVIPIVFPRDHGAHPEFKTEWWYYTGHLQARDGREFGFQFTIFRTALTPPPDAGEDERVDRSTIGVSAWRTNQLYTGHLALTDIARGAFYSEEVNDRGATGLAGSRPMPGKIWVRDWVLRVGEGPSPNFDIRARGEDFSLDLTLVPEKPAVFHGDRGLSPKSYDDRNASYYYSYTRMSARGAIEVGEERHSVSGSAWMDHEWSTSALGEDQIGWDWFSLQFVDGRELMYFRVRSRLPEQIPFVEATLVAPDGTHNQISGDDIQLTELDYWTSPASGVRYPSEWRLEAPALGLSVLITPRLDNQEMNLGVRYWEGAVEVRGDTERPVGRGYVEMTGHDEDATPRSDE, from the coding sequence ATGCGCGGAATCATTGTGCTACTGGCCGTTCTGGTGTTCGCCTCGGTCACATATCTGTTGTTGATGTCGGGACCGACATCTGAGGATTCGTCAACCACGCTTTCGGTAACGTCGGCGCTCGGCGCGGACACGGTCGGATACCGGCGTGCGGACCGGGTCATACCAATTGTCTTTCCACGAGATCATGGCGCTCACCCTGAATTCAAGACCGAATGGTGGTACTACACAGGCCACCTGCAAGCTCGGGATGGACGTGAGTTCGGCTTTCAGTTTACGATCTTTCGTACGGCGCTGACACCGCCCCCCGACGCAGGCGAAGACGAACGTGTGGACCGATCCACCATTGGTGTTTCCGCCTGGCGGACGAACCAACTGTATACGGGACACCTCGCGCTCACCGACATAGCGCGAGGTGCTTTCTACAGCGAGGAAGTCAACGATCGTGGAGCGACAGGTCTTGCAGGTAGCCGACCTATGCCGGGCAAGATCTGGGTTCGGGACTGGGTCCTTCGTGTCGGTGAGGGGCCATCTCCCAACTTCGACATCAGGGCGCGGGGCGAAGACTTCTCGCTCGATCTGACGCTCGTTCCTGAAAAGCCGGCGGTATTCCACGGCGACCGAGGCCTCAGTCCCAAGAGCTACGACGATCGGAATGCGTCGTACTACTATTCCTACACGCGAATGAGCGCCCGCGGAGCGATCGAAGTCGGTGAAGAGAGGCACTCAGTCTCGGGATCGGCCTGGATGGATCACGAGTGGAGTACGAGTGCGCTGGGGGAGGACCAGATTGGATGGGACTGGTTTTCACTCCAGTTCGTCGACGGACGGGAGCTCATGTATTTCCGGGTTCGCTCGAGGTTGCCCGAGCAGATTCCTTTTGTCGAAGCGACGCTCGTAGCGCCGGACGGAACCCATAACCAGATCTCGGGAGACGACATTCAACTCACGGAGTTGGACTACTGGACCAGCCCCGCGTCCGGGGTACGCTATCCGTCCGAATGGCGCCTTGAGGCTCCGGCGTTGGGCCTGAGCGTTCTTATCACTCCGCGTCTTGACAACCAGGAGATGAATCTTGGAGTGAGGTACTGGGAAGGCGCCGTCGAGGTTCGTGGTGATACCGAGAGGCCTGTCGGGCGCGGATACGTGGAAATGACCGGCCACGACGAGGACGCGACTCCCCGAAGCGACGAGTGA
- a CDS encoding FtsX-like permease family protein: MTRLLFRSSLRHFARHPWMLLLSISGVAIGVAVVAGIDLTNHSASRAFRLSADAVTGTATHQIVASSGELPDSVYVALATARTGVRLAPLIEGYARLPSCDRRIVRIIGIDPLADGEVRGLVRRTDLDLGRFLSSRTALVDRNLADQCGLEADQALRMRIDGIEKEVTVGGFVEASEGGGNKGLTGVLVVDISTGQELLSMAGSLSRIDVRIAEGDAGQEDITLLTSRLRGGLVIQRSDSRTQVVGDMTRAFEVNLSALSLLALMVGMFLIYNTITFSVVQRRILIGRLRAIGVSRRQVFLMVLLESLLVGLPASIVGLALGVLLSKGLIGLATQTINDLYFVLTVSSVDLSPAVLLKALALGVLATSLSAVPPAMEATSVDVATVLRSSSLESRARLDARRLAVFAIGPLMVAIALIALSGKSVWTGYAGLFFVIVMFVLLTPVAVTVGCYFLRRIFGSALGTLGRMAARAIVASLSRTGVAIAALAVAVAATLAVGIMVNSFRGTVEQWLSYTLQADVYVQPPRVIARRGDSLIEAALAEELRGLPGVSDSYSVAHKAIQTDLGTVDAVVIEPGPMTPRTFRLRSGSEDLWTRLEDEDILLLSEPFSYRHDRGVGGHIELTTPEGIRRFRIAGVYVDYASDVGTVLMARSTFTRHLGDPGIAGLALYATQGVAESDLIRQIESRSAGRQELVAQSNAALRGISLDIFDRTFAITSVLRLLAIVVAFIGVLSALMALQLERSREIAVLRANGMSVGQVWGYVSLQTGGMGLLAGILSVPLGSVLALLLIHVINRRSFGWTLEVSLDPADMVYTILLATGAAILAGLYPSWVMSRINPSSALRYE; encoded by the coding sequence ATGACCAGATTGCTCTTCCGTTCAAGTCTTCGGCATTTCGCACGCCACCCATGGATGCTCCTGCTGTCGATCTCCGGTGTTGCTATCGGAGTCGCCGTTGTTGCCGGAATTGACCTGACCAACCACAGCGCATCGCGGGCGTTTCGGCTCTCGGCCGACGCCGTCACCGGAACGGCTACCCACCAGATCGTCGCGTCGTCCGGAGAACTTCCTGATTCGGTGTACGTCGCGCTGGCAACCGCCCGAACAGGGGTTCGCCTTGCACCACTCATCGAGGGTTACGCGCGCCTTCCGTCGTGCGATCGGCGGATTGTTCGAATCATTGGCATTGATCCTCTGGCCGACGGCGAGGTTCGGGGTCTCGTTCGGCGTACGGATCTCGACCTGGGACGTTTTTTATCGAGTCGCACGGCGCTGGTGGACAGGAATCTCGCGGACCAATGCGGCCTGGAGGCTGATCAAGCGCTTCGGATGCGAATAGACGGGATTGAGAAAGAGGTGACCGTCGGTGGATTTGTGGAAGCGTCCGAGGGAGGCGGCAACAAGGGTTTGACCGGAGTCCTGGTCGTCGATATTTCGACCGGGCAGGAACTGCTGAGCATGGCGGGTAGCCTCTCGCGCATTGACGTCCGGATCGCTGAAGGCGATGCCGGACAGGAAGATATTACGTTGCTCACCTCGCGTCTGCGTGGCGGGCTGGTCATACAGCGGTCGGACAGTCGGACCCAGGTTGTCGGCGATATGACCCGGGCGTTTGAGGTGAACCTGTCCGCGCTCAGCTTGCTCGCGCTGATGGTGGGCATGTTTCTCATCTACAACACGATCACTTTCTCAGTCGTACAGCGCAGGATCTTGATCGGTCGACTTCGGGCCATCGGCGTCTCCCGCCGTCAGGTGTTTCTTATGGTTCTGCTCGAGAGTCTGCTGGTCGGCCTGCCAGCATCTATAGTCGGGCTTGCTCTGGGCGTACTGCTGTCGAAGGGTCTGATAGGCCTGGCTACGCAGACAATCAACGACCTTTACTTCGTACTGACAGTTTCGTCGGTGGACCTTTCCCCGGCCGTGCTTTTGAAGGCCTTGGCTCTTGGCGTACTGGCGACGAGCTTGTCGGCGGTGCCGCCGGCCATGGAGGCAACTTCAGTTGACGTAGCCACAGTGCTTCGGTCGTCCTCACTGGAGTCCAGGGCGCGGCTGGATGCCCGGCGCCTTGCCGTGTTCGCGATCGGACCTCTGATGGTAGCCATCGCTCTGATCGCCTTGTCCGGAAAGAGCGTCTGGACGGGCTACGCCGGACTGTTCTTTGTGATCGTGATGTTTGTGCTGCTGACGCCTGTTGCCGTCACGGTCGGTTGTTATTTCTTGAGGAGGATCTTCGGGTCGGCACTCGGCACTCTCGGCAGGATGGCTGCAAGGGCCATTGTCGCAAGCCTCAGTCGCACCGGGGTTGCAATCGCAGCGCTGGCAGTCGCGGTCGCAGCGACGCTGGCCGTCGGAATCATGGTGAACAGTTTTCGGGGGACTGTCGAGCAGTGGCTTTCTTACACGCTCCAGGCTGACGTCTACGTGCAGCCGCCGCGCGTCATTGCACGGCGCGGCGACAGCCTCATCGAAGCCGCACTCGCCGAAGAGCTGCGTGGACTTCCGGGAGTGAGCGATTCGTACAGCGTCGCACATAAGGCGATTCAGACCGACCTGGGGACAGTAGACGCCGTGGTGATCGAGCCCGGACCTATGACGCCCCGCACGTTTCGTCTACGATCCGGTTCGGAAGACCTCTGGACCCGGCTGGAAGATGAGGACATCCTATTGCTGTCCGAGCCGTTTAGCTATCGACACGACCGTGGCGTGGGCGGTCACATTGAGTTGACTACGCCGGAGGGAATTCGGCGCTTCCGTATTGCCGGAGTGTATGTCGACTACGCGTCTGACGTCGGAACCGTACTGATGGCGAGAAGCACGTTCACACGACACCTCGGCGACCCGGGAATAGCGGGTCTCGCCCTGTACGCCACCCAGGGTGTGGCGGAAAGCGACTTGATACGACAGATCGAGAGTCGAAGCGCCGGCCGTCAGGAGCTGGTCGCTCAATCGAATGCAGCGCTTCGGGGTATTTCCCTCGACATCTTCGACCGCACGTTTGCGATAACGTCCGTGCTCCGCTTGCTCGCAATTGTGGTGGCTTTTATCGGGGTACTGAGCGCATTGATGGCGCTGCAGCTGGAACGATCGAGAGAGATTGCCGTGCTGAGGGCGAATGGAATGTCGGTGGGCCAGGTGTGGGGATACGTGAGTCTTCAGACGGGCGGCATGGGTCTCCTGGCGGGAATACTCTCGGTACCGCTGGGTTCGGTCCTCGCGTTGTTGCTCATTCATGTGATCAATCGCAGATCGTTTGGCTGGACGTTGGAGGTGAGTCTCGATCCAGCCGACATGGTCTACACGATCTTGCTGGCGACGGGGGCCGCGATCCTTGCAGGTCTTTATCCTTCCTGGGTCATGTCGCGTATCAATCCCTCATCAGCTCTCCGGTACGAGTAG
- a CDS encoding ABC transporter ATP-binding protein, with protein MTVEQPAARLNAVTKDFQEGDQLHRVLRGVDLELRQGELTVLFGRSGAGKSTLLNLLGGLDRPTSGSVEVGGVDVSGMNERELTHFRRHRIGFVFQAFNLINTLTVLENVLLPMELAGRENGREARARALLDRVGLVDRAHSYPDRLSGGEQQRVALVRALAHDPVLVLADEPTGNLDYQSGRGVMHLFVELVRQDGKTMLVVTHDTDFVERADRLLLMREGKVIEATAESVGR; from the coding sequence TTGACCGTCGAACAGCCAGCGGCGCGGCTTAACGCCGTCACGAAGGATTTTCAGGAAGGCGATCAGCTCCATCGTGTTCTGCGCGGAGTTGATCTCGAGTTGCGCCAGGGCGAGCTCACGGTCCTGTTCGGACGCAGCGGAGCCGGCAAGAGTACGCTTCTCAACCTTCTCGGAGGGCTCGATCGGCCTACGTCTGGCAGTGTAGAGGTCGGCGGAGTCGATGTCTCCGGCATGAACGAGCGGGAGCTCACGCATTTCCGGCGACATCGCATCGGCTTCGTGTTTCAGGCCTTCAACCTGATAAATACACTGACCGTCCTGGAAAACGTGCTGCTTCCGATGGAGCTGGCCGGAAGAGAGAATGGTCGAGAAGCCCGTGCGCGGGCGCTTCTCGATCGGGTCGGCCTTGTCGATCGCGCGCATAGTTACCCCGACCGATTGTCCGGCGGCGAGCAGCAGCGGGTTGCCCTTGTAAGAGCTCTGGCTCACGATCCAGTTCTTGTGCTGGCTGATGAGCCTACGGGCAACCTTGACTATCAGTCTGGTCGTGGCGTAATGCATCTCTTCGTAGAACTTGTGCGCCAGGATGGCAAGACGATGCTCGTGGTCACTCACGACACGGATTTTGTCGAGCGTGCAGACCGGCTGCTGCTCATGCGTGAAGGCAAGGTGATAGAAGCGACCGCCGAATCGGTGGGGCGCTGA